The Arachis hypogaea cultivar Tifrunner chromosome 14, arahy.Tifrunner.gnm2.J5K5, whole genome shotgun sequence DNA window caaaataaatataaatttaaacaagTTCATtgtattatcaaattaaaagaaaagtactataaacaagcaagtcaatatatttcaaaatataaacaaagtatattgatacatcaactataataataagtaacaaccatatatcaacaaagtgtattgatacatTAACTAAGATTCAAAATATAAACTCACTGTATTGTTCAACTATACtacatcaaaaacaaaagaagatTATGTTTTTCAAAGTTCCACAGCTCATTGGCAGCGTGTGGAAATTGAATTCTGGAAGTGGTTCACCAGTGCAGCCTTTCCTTGGACTCGTGCATATGCCAGAGAAGCAACTTTTTCACTATTAAACTTCTCCCACTTCTTCCCATTAAATGTCTGCAAAATCAAATACATTAGTTAGAATCAAACACATTAGTTACAATGAGAAATATGCACAAAAAACTAATAACCTCATAGAATGGAATAATGTGTGATGCCGACAGCATGTTGATAAATGTGTATCCCACATTGCATTTATTCTAAAATCAAAAGAGGAAAAGGATTAACTAAGCTTCACTGGTTTAAATGGAGACTATAGGAAAAGGATCAAAGTAATCACGATCAGTTCAAATAACTTATGGATATCTCCTGCGACAcatcaaatatataaaaaaatttgtgttgaaatttAACAAGTTATAGAGAATTAACCTGACAACCACCTCGGAAAGCTTCAAAAACCAGGTACTTCAATTGTTCTCTGCTAATGGAAACATCATTTAGATACTCTCTAGCCAAGATGATCTGCAATAGGAAAATATTGCAAATACTATAACATTTAATTGACAACCTACAGATAAAAGTTAATATTAACAAACCTTAAAAAGAACAAGGCCAATAAATTTTGTAAATTCAGTTGTTTGGTTGTAGAATGTACATATCTCCGCCTTAAAAAGCAAAGTTTTTGGATACATTCCTATGGCTTCTGCCTATCAATCTTGAGTTCTTGACATTATCAGTTTTGAGAAAATGTCATTTTAGTTATAGCCCCGCCAAAAAAACTATAGTAGCTAGTATAACATCACTTTTAGGTGTTTTCATTTCCTAAGTTCATATATCAGTCCTAAGGCTACTCTTATTTAGTTTCAATTGCTGTACATATGCCTATTGAAAAACCAACACATATCAATCATTCAATGGTTGGGGGCTTAAGTTTAGGTTCAATTGAGCAATCTAACATATCATGTTGGGAGCAGTTAATTTACCTTCTTCCTCAATCGACTCTTCCTAGCAGCCTCACAATTTTGAGCCAGTCTACGAAGAGTCTAGAAAAATGTTTATATAAAAATGTAAGAATCAATACTACTAatgaaacagaaattgaaatactAAGCACAAGCAGTAGCACACAAAAAATGAAACAAACCTTCTGATCCTCATGTTTAAGCTTAGTTTGATCATTGGAGTCCACAACTACAAGTTCTCCATTCCCAGCCTTATTATTTGATAAATAGGAGAGTGAATGTAATGTACTCCTCAAATACTTTTCTACTGTAGTTTTCATCCCCCATTGATCTATAAGTAAGTGTAGGACAgaatcatcaagaacaaataCTTCCAGGATGGACAACACTATTCATGGCACAACCGACTCAGTAACTTGAAACAGAGAACAACATGTACCTGTACTCTTGTGTCTCCTCAACAAGTGGCTTGCAATCCTCCCAAGTTGAAGACATAAAGTATTTTACTTGCTTGAGGATTTTGCAAGTAATGACTCCACAATATGCTTTAGTAATGACTCCATAATATGCTTTATATCCCATCTggaatgttatattttatattaaaattaaaaacagaaatgcTAATATTCGGTCCTCATTTAAGAAAGTTTATGATGATAGAtcaaatcatcaaataaaattaattcatgGTCTCTGGCTCTTTAATCTCTCAAAATTCTACTTGTGCAGACAGAAGTTTCCCAGACCAGATTCGATTAGAAAATTTCCACAGAAGAAATCAGCGTACAACTATATGATACATATGAAATATTCTATGACACCATAAGTATTTCAGACTCCCTTACTTCTGTATCGATGACTTCCTTGACCGTTATTCCTGTGCTTTCCAGAGGCTCCAGCGGTATATTGCTTTCTAAACCATGACGGCctcccacttgaatatggatcatcctcatcatcaataTCTTGCTTCCATCTCTAAACCATACAGAAAAGAAAGCAACCATAACCACTTTAGATGCAACATTGTAAGAGATACTAATGATAATCATGGAAGATTAGAAGCAAAGGAACCTCCTAGACAGTATCTATGACTAACACAGTTCATACAGAGAAGACCTAAGTAGATGAATGATAAAAGGTACTAGTAAAGATAAGATGGGGAGGAGAGCTGAGAGCATGAAAGGCCATCCAAATAACCCTAAAATCTGAAGTGCCAACTTTAGTAAAGAGTTCCATAATTAATGTGTATAAACAGAGGCCATCTCATCATTTCACAGCATTTTGAACATTATAGCAGTTAAAGGAGATAAAAGGATACATACATAAAAACTTAAGTCACAATCGTATTGCCAGAACTTAAGAATGTCAGAAATCATGTTCATTCTGATAGAAATTTCATTGAAGAAATATAACCTAGAATGGAACAAATGTGAAGGGAAACGATGGGTATTATATAAATGGTTCCAGTTACCATTCATAAGTATTATTTCTAGGATGAAAACTCCTTAAAGTACACAAGTTGGTAAAGTGAGAAAGTAGGGATTGTAGCACCCTTGGATAATTAAATTCAGTCAAAATAACAAACATAAAACACAATAAAATCAAAGTCCAAAGAAATGCAAATAGAAATGAATAACTGCAGCAAGATTAAAATGAATAAACGATCAAGAGTCTTGTTGACAAGTGACAACCATATGATCGAGTTATCCGGTTCCAaaattgaccatctgtctcaattTGTTGTGAAGAATGAGAAAAGCACATACAAATGGACACAGAGATGAATAAGAGAATAtcaagataagtttgttatccgTGCATTGAAAAATTGTGCAAGCATGACAAGCATCACGAACCTGAAATAGGAACTCTGCATAATCATTCATACTGCGAATTATTCTTTGCTTTCCATGCATCTTCCTAAACCTTCTCAAGTAATGGTTGCATTTCTGCAATATAACAATTAAGCAATGCTTTCACCCCCTAAATAGAAAAGGCCTAAACAGAAAAATTCAACACCACACAAATTTCTTAATCTTAAAACACAAACAAACACTTTAACATTTTTAAATCAACCGTGTAGATTGCAAAATCTTAAAACTACAGCAATCCTCAACAAGTGGCTTGCAATCCTCAACATGTACCTGTACTCTTATGATCTACTGATCTAGTCTCCTGAAACATAAATTGAGTTATGGATCAATGCTTTTATTATAGCTTATGAATGCACGCAATAGACATGAAATGAAAGAAACCTGCTTAGATAGCATTGCAACTTCTTGTTGAACTTGTTGGTTAATTTCAGATGATTCATATGCGCTTATAAAGATTCTAATTGCTTCTTCTGTAAGCACTGTTCTAGTGCCAGATAAACCCATGTCAATATCCTGAAATAGTAGTTAATTCAAAATACCATCAAATTATTTCTGAATGCTCAAGTATCTTCAAGTGAAGCTAGGCTTAGTTACCTGATCAAAATCCTTGTTTATAGTTTTCAGTAAATGATCAGAAGGGTTTTGGAGTGCAGGACATGGAAAACCATTGGAAGCAAAAAACTACATGCATTGAAACAAAACCAGATTTTAATATTATGActaaaattaaatgaattaaaagaagaaaaaaagatttATATAGAGATGCAAGGCTTATTTAAAATACAGATCTATGATATATGCCAACTATAACTATAACTATAACACTGTACCTGGAAAACAAGCAAGCGGTCAATTTCTTCAAGCCGTAAATATCTATCATCGTCCTCTAACCGATCTTGGACTTTTCGCCATGGACTGTGAACCTAAAATGAAACCCAAAAAGAGAAAATTGACAAAATAAGGACACGttgaagaaaatagaaacaaTTACAAGTTTACAACAGAGTTAAACATTTTTAAGTAATATGTACCTTCATATAATCACATGACTCCAAGAATTTCCTGTATTCTGCTAAATTCCGTCTGTGTTCCTCAACAGCATTTTCCTTTTTCTAAACAGTATAACAAGGAATAAAATTTTAGACATCTTTGATTGCGAAAGCCTAACCTCTGACTATTGTTATATTTTAATCTAAACAGCTATTTTTCCTACCTAATATTTTATAATTCTTCTCCCTACACCCAATATATAATCAGACAAAATCTATACAAATTTGAGGAGAATATGAAAAAAGCTGAAGTGGAACGCAGCGACAGCAACTAAGCAGACTCCAATAGTGCCTTAAATGCAACTTTTGCTTCCTAAAGAGCATTGTGATTGTAgttaatacaataaaataaaaataaaaagataaaaaccatGTCATACATTCCAAATTTTTGAAACAGGGAGTTATCTGTAAGAATGAGTTATCAGAATCAATTAAACTCCGTTCTCTGCAGCAGCAACAACTGATTTGCAAACATAAGAGCTCTCCTCGATCGTATTCTTTGATTTTCAACTTCAATCACAACAGGGAAGGGACAGGGTTAGGGCTAGGGATCATGAAATCGGAACAGAATCAGAATGGAAGGGTTAGGGCTAGGGACGAGAAGGAGGCGGAGGCCTACCTGAACTAACAGCGACGAGAAGAGACAATGACAAACCTCCGGCGAGGAGAGAAGAAGCAGTGCGAGAGCGGCGGCGGAGGGAACTCGTAAGACAAGAGCACGGCCGAGAGAGCTCGTGTGACGATGAAAGGAGCAAATGCATTGAGAGCGGCAGTGGAAGAAGCTTGTGCGACACGAGCGGCGGCGGCGACAGCGGAGGATGTCACATCTTCAATGGAGAGAGAAGGCATGGGAGTAAGTTAAGGAgaacgtgaaaaaaaaaagtgaactgAAGAATTGGGAGTAAAATGACCCCTCTCCTTATTCTAATATTTGATATTTCCGATGAAaaagtttaaattacagacggatttttcgtctgtaataatttaataaattgtaGCATTTTGTCCATttaattacagatggatttttcgtctgtaatcattttttataaaaaaaaaattaattttttcgacagaattatcgacggattttgttttccgtctgtaatttatgttaattcatttttttttattttccgacaaaaaatccctctgaaattccgtctgtatttccGTGAGATAAAATCtgtcggaaatatccgtctgtaataactagttttctagtagtgtttataaaaaaaatgggtTAAAGATACATTAAACAAATGCTTTCTAATACTGCCAATAAAGTAAAGACAATTTTTTGCTTAGCTGTTTAAACATTAGTAACAATTAAACCATGAAAATTCAATAAGAGATGTTACTAAAaggataaataaatatttttacccatctttACAATTCAATCCCAGTTTTCTTGGCACTTTTGGGGAAAAGaaattaaaggataaataaatacttttatcCATCTTTACAATTCAATCCCAGTTTTCTTTGCACCTTTGGGGAGAAGAAATTAAACTagaccatatatatttttttgttttccatacgATTTCTCTATTGATtcaaacagaaaaaaaattaagttttcattcattttcttctccctttttctttttttacaaaTTCTTCAATACCAAACAAAGTGTTAATGATTAGATctgtttcctttttatttttctattttttttctatcaacGAATTTCAatgtattttctttctttttttagtcCATAAGCAACGTCATTTGATCAAAATCGTTTTAGTTCTGGTTCAgtctaattcaccaatttttgaatAATGTTATGACTTTTAGTTCTGGTTCATTGGGTTT harbors:
- the LOC112743547 gene encoding uncharacterized protein isoform X1: MKTTVEKYLRSTLHSLSYLSNNKAGNGELVVVDSNDQTKLKHEDQKTLRRLAQNCEAARKSRLRKKIILAREYLNDVSISREQLKYLVFEAFRGGCQNKCNVGYTFINMLSASHIIPFYETFNGKKWEKFNSEKVASLAYARVQGKAALVNHFQNSISTRCQ
- the LOC112743547 gene encoding uncharacterized protein isoform X2 encodes the protein MKTTVEKYLRSTLHSLSYLSNNKAGNGELVVVDSNDQTKLKHEDQKTLRRLAQNCEAARKSRLRKKIILAREYLNDVSISREQLKYLVFEAFRGGCQTFNGKKWEKFNSEKVASLAYARVQGKAALVNHFQNSISTRCQ
- the LOC112743547 gene encoding ABC transporter G family member 1-like isoform X3, with product MKVHSPWRKVQDRLEDDDRYLRLEEIDRLLVFQFFASNGFPCPALQNPSDHLLKTINKDFDQDIDMGLSGTRTVLTEEAIRIFISAYESSEINQQVQQEVAMLSKQETRSVDHKSTEMQPLLEKV